One genomic region from Plasmodium chabaudi chabaudi strain AS genome assembly, chromosome: 7 encodes:
- a CDS encoding RNA-binding protein, putative produces MSSRMDTPKDLSEMTDSDFSNFDDKTDEKNELSEQNEKQEEEKKNNKKVSLKKSKKKSSISSKSSQKNNKKVIQNKAKKKSHAPPAHPPPPSRPPPPPPPPFIPKEKQQNWKLKKNTNNNEINNDPVSMNNCVGNITNPHYRPNEPYIYNKSLSIGPPHGPTPPYPSNIYNHSSSINSPPCTNTNVKVNLQTNPNYNNSFKKNYKINSAPEPEPYITASPTLIPAPGQQPNTPINIQVERKHTLISNNSINQNKDYPYMDMQHNNSNFSFSPNVKQPYPNMSIPPNPNYYPVNPPPNHLRPTEYIEDKMYYPNYQSNIDHNNTPKYYPPGVNTWNGAAPPPIPNSPYQGSPKYPAHDHNPDKMSYKDKPIRIGSGPYDAKPHNIIITNIPKNLTSRDIMETFKCMGNVLGAGIMMTSKGEHSGCAYVTFPNIEIAALAASRYDGGTLNNQKIKVFIE; encoded by the exons ATGAGTAGCAGAATGGACACCCCCAAAGATTTGTCTGAAATGACGGACAGtgatttttctaattttgaCGACAAAactgatgaaaaaaatgaactgagtgaacaaaatgaaaaacaagaggaggaaaaaaaaaataataagaaagTTTCgctaaaaaaatcaaagaAGAAATCATCCATATCTTCAAAAAGTagccaaaaaaataataaaaaagtaattcaaaataaagcaaaaaaaaaatcacatGCCCCACCGGCTCATCCACCTCCCCCTAGTCGGCCTCCTCCTCCTCCACCACCTCCATTTATTccaaaagaaaaacaacaaaattggaaattaaaaaaaaatacaaacaaTAATGAGATTAATAATGATCCAGTTTCAATGAACAATTGTGTAGGTAATATTACTAACCCACATTATAGACCTAATGaaccatatatttataataaaagtttAAGTATTGGTCCCCCTCATGGTCCAACTCCTCCATACCcttcaaatatttataatcatAGTTCGAGCATAAATTCACCACCATGTACTAACACAAATGTAAAGGTAAATCTACAAACAAATCCTaactataataatagttttaaaaaaaattataaaataaatagtgCCCCAGAACCTGAACCATATATCACGGCATCACCAACATTAATACCAGCACCGGGACAGCAACCAAATACTCCAATTAATATACAGGTTGAGAGGAAACATACACTTATATCCAATAATTCgataaatcaaaataaagacTATCCATATATGGATATGcaacataataatagtaatttttcattctcACCAAACGTAAAACAACCATACCCAAATATGTCAATTCCACCAAACCCTAACTATTATCCTGTCAATCCACCACCAAATCATTTACGACCAACTGAATATATAGAAGATAAAATGTACTACCCAAACTATCAATCCAATATTgatcataataatactCCTAAGTATTACCCACCAG GCGTAAATACCTGGAATGGCGCCGCGCCGCCTCCTATCCCAAACAGCCCATATCAAGGAAGCCCAAAATACCCAGCGC atgACCATAACCCAGACAAAATGAGCTATAAGGATAAGCCAATCAGAATTGGCAGTGGCCCCTATGATGCAAAACCACATAATATAATCATTACAAAT ATACCCAAAAATTTAACATCAAGAGACATTATGGAAACATTTAAATGCATGGGAAATGTTTTAGGAGCGGGAATTATGATGACTAGCAAG GGGGAACATTCAGGGTGTGCCTATGTGACATTCCCAAACATTGAAATCGCGGCATTGGCAGCAA gTCGATATGATGGAGGGACATTGAATAAtcagaaaataaaagtttttatagaataa
- a CDS encoding glutamyl-tRNA(Gln) amidotransferase subunit A, putative: protein MYLQCTAILYIIICLLDFGVFNNLQFSIIINGQKVVRTKGSIHNGRSKGINKHTHTKKEKNRWLPFFVFNKARYINDRVIKKKKKLHTHSALNENNNYKESNTSHIYQIRKEILSSPGNIKSIIEKHVINKVLHGNINKYNSFSYIYNTDEIYEQVTKLYEIYEQCNKLSLKLPKLFGLPIVLKDNIITKGIPTTAGSKILSNYKSSYDSTVVKKLKKHGAIIIGKTRLDEFAMGSCTGNVKNPFNEKYLSCGGSSGGSASCVGSKILNCSVNTDTGGSIRTPAALCGCIGLKPTYGRISRYGIIPYNEETDVVGLIVNNVYDCSILLDCLSGYDKNDLKSVHEKKKKKYHLLLKKYEQSEIFKSDKPLKNMKFGYLSKDLLKKYFVDDVVCDHYDMVMKNIKDMGGILINTNIYKLVEYCYIYYMYSMIVANSNIARMNGINYNIPNINNENNFIAKLRSNLIDENVLARIIGGSIISSYFEKNNNKINFRHIFLIVKNKLISRLNEIFDQVDFILLPSLPRSNNLKEDCNMDTSPSYENCLKSEIDSEKEHDQNNNKKSLCVENGDMYNKYMREIFLIISSITGFPSIVIPSGEFTKNLNEPQSFQLLNSKLNEHELLKVALAYKDKMDVNKKLLHNLENKAS from the coding sequence ATGTATCTCCAGTGTACagcaatattatatattataatatgctTACTTGATTTTGGGGTTTTCAATAATTTACAATTcagtattataattaacGGTCAGAAGGTTGTAAGGACAAAAGGAAGTATACATAATGGGAGATCAAAAGGTATAAATAAGCATACACATAcgaagaaagaaaaaaatcgatggttaccattttttgtattcaACAAAGCTCGATATATTAATGATAgggttataaaaaaaaaaaaaaaattgcataCCCATAGCGCactaaatgaaaataataattataaagaatCAAATACCTctcatatatatcaaataagaaaagaaatattatcatcccctggaaatataaaaagtattatTGAAAAACATGTTATTAACAAGGTTTTACatggaaatataaataaatacaatagcttttcatatatatacaacactgatgaaatatatgaacaagtcaccaaattatatgaaatttaTGAACAATGCAATAAATTGTCCTTAAAATTGCCGAAATTATTTGGTCTTCctattgttttaaaagacaatataataacaaagGGTATCCCAACAACAGCAGgaagtaaaatattatcaaattataaaagttCTTATGATAGTAcagttgtaaaaaaattaaaaaagcatGGAGCAATTATTATTGGAAAAACACGTTTAGATGAATTTGCAATGGGATCATGCACAggtaatgtaaaaaatccatttaatgaaaaatatttatcttGTGGTGGGTCATCTGGTGGTTCAGCTAGCTGTGTTGGATCAAAAATTCTGAACTGTTCAGTAAATACGGATACAGGTGGATCAATTCGAACGCCCGCTGCATTGTGTGGATGTATAGGATTAAAACCTACTTATGGAAGAATAAGTAGATATGGTATTATACCATATAATGAAGAAACGGATGTAGTAGGTTTAATAGTTAATAATGTTTACGATTGTAGTATATTATTAGATTGCTTATCTGGATATGacaaaaatgatttaaaaagtgtgcatgaaaaaaaaaaaaaaaaatatcatttgttattaaaaaaatatgaacagtcagaaatatttaaaagcgACAAgccattaaaaaatatgaaatttgGATATTTAAGTAAAGATttattaaagaaatattttgttgatGATGTTGTGTGTGATCATTATGATATggtaatgaaaaatattaaagacATGGGGggaatattaataaatacaaatatatacaagcTGGTTGAgtattgttatatatattatatgtattcaATGATAGTAGCAAATAGTAATATAGCAAGAATGAATggaattaattataatattcctaatataaataatgaaaataatttcattgCAAAATTACGATCAAATTTAATTGATGAAAATGTGTTAGCACGAATAATTGGAGGCTCAATTATATCTTCCTatttcgaaaaaaataataataaaataaatttccGTCATATCTTtttaatagtaaaaaataaattgattTCACGTTTAAACGAAATTTTTGATCAGgttgattttattttattaccaTCATTACCTAGATCGAATAATCTGAAGGAAGATTGTAACATGGATACTTCTCCATCATATGAAAACTGTTTAAAAAGTGAAATAGATTCTGAAAAAGAACatgatcaaaataataataaaaagagtTTATGTGTAGAAAATGGCGATATgtacaataaatatatgagagaaatatttttgattatATCCTCTATTACAGGATTTCCGAGTATCGTTATACCATCAGGTGAATTTACtaaaaatttgaatgaACCTCAATCTTttcaattattaaattcgAAACTGAATGAGCATGAGCTATTAAAAGTTGCCTTAGCATATAAGGACAAAATggatgttaataaaaagttgCTTCACaatttggaaaataaaGCTAGTTAA
- a CDS encoding DNA helicase MCM9, putative — MSLSSSDSSIFSDTDYGGSSEEDGDITNREETIENVKFYNKILIKLFLKNKKYYEQIKAIALNYISKLEDIEFFNVEKVIEERNDHIYNFYFDTYDAIEYGENKLIYYIQNDFHKFIDVINNYSIPFFFRLIFLSCYFEVLRNEEILRRNTSKKNQKKQTYKETNLEHSKIGEPDQSNEMIKIMNSNSIDNLIMAAENDMKNSEKETDTYNEGKESQELGQSKLSDDGKLQKPTPPTEDEKKGIHFYDFIDYEFNKDKQLMEEIDLYSACLMKGILYSYKSYEFLRDSNIKSKINNCLKIIFDKHNIKLKCRIVNVPFLHNMHINNLQEIESNKYIGKFISTEGIITRVGEKKILEEYKKYRCMSCDHIIKKKAIPELYYNTQPVIKCQNIINTNSDPHKVDIMLYKNIIKGKGKDKVIGKGGVEKKGNYNRNKFSMKFKVRKNSMDDNNIQPGMVSQKLCNKTNFEFLENEVQRVDYQEIKIKETSNANIPFSITVVVLENLVGKHYPGKKVIINGIILRRWKRLYRDIRCDTELFIEANNIEVNELGNSKGNEILIDNDFTKSVHSLLDESEACSKWKRLDQENAIQGMPLEKENYEQKSQTDHYRTGSTLVRDMHITGTRSQNRGIEQEINIFEKYWSAFKDNKIEGKKNICESVCPNLYNCKISKLSVLLVLIGGNKINEFDSFYAENNRWKKYFNRDEENEESDDSNFHDDLAKRDEAKDRFLDDDNIYMKQNGGKKKNKNNVLYDGLKRKGGKRSKKMIKEVSVDNYHKRSLCHLLLVGNPGTGKSQLLKEIKNLTNICTNVSGMFCTTAGLTCAAIKEGNNFMLESGALVLADNGVCCIDEFCLMKTENKNAIHEAMEQLSISIAKAGIVDKLNCRCTIIGASNFEIHKNMNGTIDKCQDQVLIINLSYALLSRFDLVVITEDSDETDARVADCVLRQGEDGTNFENKNEHDKEKIIDHEKPNGAKIIHLENSENEELAKYANFEKKNSEQARNFSATKKKKITWPSEKLKEYIYYLKNNFFPNFTKSSKLILITYYSHLRKYNNGDNGTTIRSLESLIRLSEAHSKLMYNSIVTTDDVINIILLVELSLRSYKIGIKINGNNNILIAKTGIIENLKQILLTYNQDNHTFKLLDDVLFDKSLYNYFKSVILNKLGLSEQDGVVHSGLQ; from the coding sequence ATGTCACTCTCGAGCTCCGACTCCAGTATTTTTAGTGACACCGATTATGGTGGTAGCAGCGAAGAAGATGGTGATATTACCAACAGAGAAGAGACTATAGAAAATgtgaaattttataataagatattaataaaactatttttaaaaaataagaaatattatgaacaaataaaaGCTATAGCTCttaattatattagtaAATTGGAAGatattgaattttttaatgtagAAAAAGTTATAGAAGAAAGAAATGatcatatatacaatttttattttgatacaTATGACGCAATTGAATATggagaaaataaattaatttactACATTCAAAAtgattttcataaatttattgatgttataaataattattccaTTCCATTCTTCTTTAGACTCATTTTTTTGAGTTGCTATTTTGAAGTCCTTCgaaatgaagaaatattAAGAAGAAATACGTCTAAAAAAAACCAAAAGAAACAAACTTATaaagaaacaaatttaGAGCATTCTAAAATTGGCGAACCTGATCAAAGCAATGAAATgattaaaattatgaattcCAATTCTATAGACAACCTTATTATGGCAGCTGAAAatgatatgaaaaattCGGAAAAGGAAACGGATACATATAACGAAGGTAAAGAAAGCCAAGAATTAGGCCAGTCTAAGTTGAGTGATGATGGCAAGTTGCAAAAACCGACACCGCCCACagaagatgaaaaaaaaggaatacaTTTTTACGATTTTATAGATTATGAATTTAACAAAGATAAGCAACTCATGGAAGAAATAGATTTATATAGTGCCTGTTTAATGAAAggtattttatattcttataagagttatgaatttttaagagacagtaatataaaatcaaaaataaataattgcttaaaaataatatttgataaacataatataaaattgaaatgcAGAATTGTAAATGTTccatttttacataatatgcacataaataatttgcAAGAAATAGaaagtaataaatatattggcAAATTTATAAGTACAGAAGGTATAATAACAAGAGTtggagaaaaaaaaatattggaagaatataaaaaatatagatgtATGAGTTGTgatcatattattaaaaaaaaagccaTACCTGAATTATACTATAATACTCAGCCTGTTATCAAGtgtcaaaatattataaatacaaatagcGATCCTCATAAAGTAGATATTAtgctatataaaaatatcatcaAAGGAAAAGGCAAAGATAAAGTAATTGGTAAAGGGGGAGTAGAGAAGAAAGGTAATTACAATAGGAATAAATTCAGCATGAAATTTAAAGTACGAAAAAATTCTAtggatgataataatattcaaCCCGGGATGGTATCTCAAAAACTTTGCAATAAAACCAACTTTgaatttttagaaaatgaaGTTCAAAGAGTAGATTAccaagaaataaaaataaaagaaacgAGCAATGCAAATATTCCATTTTCGATAACCGTAGTGGTATTAGAAAATTTAGTAGGAAAGCATTACCCTggaaaaaaagtaataataaatggaaTCATTTTAAGGAGGTGGAAAAGGTTGTATAGAGATATCAGATGTGATACAGAATTATTCATTGAAGCTAACAATATTGAAGTTAATGAATTGGGAAATTCAAAGGGcaatgaaatattaatagACAATGACTTTACAAAAAGTGTGCATAGCCTTCTTGATGAATCGGAAGCCTGTTCAAAATGGAAGCGTCTAGATCAGGAAAATGCTATTCAGGGCATGCCACTAGAGAAAGAGAACTATGAGCAAAAATCACAGACAGATCATTATCGAACGGGCTCAACACTTGTAAGAGATATGCATATTACAGGAACTCGTTCCCAAAATAGAGGAATAGAACAAgaaataaacatttttgaaaaatattggTCTGCCTTTAAAGACAATAAAATTGaagggaaaaaaaatatatgtgaaAGTGTGTGCCCTAATTTATACAATTGTAAAATATCTAAATTATCAGTATTACTTGTTTTAATAGGaggaaacaaaataaatgaatttgATTCATTTTATGCTGAAAATAATcgttggaaaaaatatttcaatcgagatgaagaaaatgaagaaagtGACGATAGTAATTTTCATGATGATTTGGCAAAACGGGACGAAGCAAAAGACAGATTTTTagatgatgataatatatatatgaaacaGAATGGaggcaaaaaaaaaaataaaaataatgtactGTATGATGGGTTGAAAAGAAAGGGAGGGAAAAGgtcgaaaaaaatgataaaagaaGTTTCTGTAGATAATTATCATAAACGATCATTATGTCATTTGTTATTAGTTGGAAATCCAGGAACAGGAAAATCacaattattaaaagaaataaaaaatttaacaaatatatgtactAATGTATCTGGAATGTTTTGTACAACAGCTGGTTTAACATGTGCAGCAATAAAAGAAGGaaacaattttatgttGGAAAGTGGTGCACTAGTTTTAGCGGATAACGGGGTATGCTGTATTGATGAATTTTGTTTAATGAAaacagaaaataaaaatgctatACATGAAGCTATGGAACAATTGTCTATATCTATAGCAAAAGCGGGTATAGTAGACAAACTAAATTGTAGGTGCACTATTATCGGTGCAtcaaattttgaaatacataaaaatatgaacggAACTATAGATAAATGCCAAGATCAAGTACTTATTATAAATCTTTCATATGCTTTATTAAGTAGATTTGATTTAGTAGTTATAACAGAAGACAGTGATGAAACAGATGCCCGAGTTGCTGATTGTGTTTTGCGTCAAGGTGAGGATGGAACCAATTtcgaaaacaaaaatgagCATGACAAGGAGAAAATAATAGATCACGAAAAACCGAATGGcgcaaaaataatacactTAGAAAATAGCGAAAATGAGGAGCTAGCCaaatatgcaaattttgagaaaaaaaattctgaACAAGCAAGAAATTTTTCTgctacaaaaaaaaaaaaaataacatggCCTAGCGAAAAATTGAAAgagtacatatattatttaaaaaataatttttttccaaattttacaaaaagttcaaaattaattttaataacatattattcccatttaagaaaatataataatggaGATAATGGAACAACCATTCGTTCGTTAGAAAGTTTGATCCGATTAAGTGAAGCTCATTCAAAGTTAATGTACAATAGTATAGTTACAACAGATGATGTTAtaaacattattttattggtTGAGCTTAGTTTACGTAGTTATAAAATAggtattaaaataaatggaaataataatattttaattgcAAAGACGGGAATCATTGAAAActtaaaacaaattttattaacatataATCAGGATAATCATACATTCAAATTATTAGATgatgttttatttgataaaagtttatataattattttaaatctGTAATTTTAAACAAGCTAGGTTTGTCGGAACAAGATGGTGTTGTTCATAGTGGCCTACAATAG
- a CDS encoding histone acetyltransferase, putative, with protein MKGEINNIENAQESKYEDMDREYYNCIKNCAADLQNLSLNFFPSINAYACIPKLNAINSITFHPCISTKDYYNNTYSFKPLFTHHFFSDSEQVIGFESLKIDFYYTCDSYEVYMKLSGSITDQYENSNYIMLSLLQSLYITTPYPGGFVESEEDFLKILRKNEIRQEKNKHKKSRSIKDKHYKNIVNRNNYIPPGFVIYEKKLNEKIYLQIRKCGFSQTYFKSKNKNNNKLDGSEIIRNSFCNNNDILLQASNNVNNMTLDHSTTLDKSESNQIHDTMNKVSNNDSTSNSTCKTSSNNSNTCLSNSSLSIENEKIDGDEKESGKQDGHIELNNKGDEDTINREIDIDNKKGKKKFTKYVTEKDLSKLYREYLNIIKDKKRRDSTIKEMKEKSNSLEKLNESEMGLNGNIETVEKSEESKESIIENKIMKTKDEGKDEKGNDKIIEKTDEEKKKRRGTSEDKYNKYDYTIKSNFELLHRKVEWFYHWFIESASNIEYDCRWNVILPYIVFKQENTKSFNENDFIDSLNVHLNRERGIVDNKTGENNLVENSNEQKVKGGGKRPFDEVSSNDRKSGSRSKRAKKGEDETDEIEQIKIGEHKDEIQSHGSNNYELEAKEYVLTRETVMQVIDDTLNNRYEKEEESYYSFHKKYDVVYLCSDLKNDENYEDEKIVKCEEEGSESLMNIADVKKNGKKKILIEHTKNKKGRRRSSSNNNSDSGQGSSKGDTNEDDSEYLYYYYLFGLATTYTFFTFQFDRNRISQFLIFPPMQNKGLGMKVLEKIYHLSIVNSNIKEITVEDPAASFTHLRDIITIKICIDLKILSPTILYPDDYLKEKNIEKEHPELDKKKFIKVCKETHKQITRMVETISLAGVLPHPAPLYIENEDKYIHLRKKEKKNENVNLGNSMESFEASDACKDVRIQIKKRIKSDYIGNLINKNTNCMSSDVFRDYVKEELNKLWKKQCKVYYRTIKKLRSLYPL; from the exons atgaaaggggaaataaataatatagaaaatgcTCAAGAAAGCAAATATGAAGATATGGATAGGGAGTACTATAACTGTATAAAGAATTGTGCAGCagatttacaaaatttatcattaaatttttttccatccATTAATGCATATGCATGTATTCCCAAACTGAATGCTATAAATTCGATTACATTTCATCCATGTATTTCTACTAaggattattataataatacctATTCTTTCAAGCCTTTATTTACTCACCATTTTTTTAGCGACAGCGAACAGGTTATCGGATTCGAGTCGTTAAAGATCGATTTTTACTACACGTGTGACAGTTATGAAGTGTATATGAAGTTAAGTGGCTCAATAACGGACCAGTATGAAAATTCgaattatattatgttaTCGCTTTTACAAAGTTTGTATATCACTACTCCGTATCCAGGTGGGTTTGTTGAATCGGAAGaagattttttaaaaattttaagaaaaaatgaaataaggcaggagaaaaataaacataaaaaatcaagaagtataaaagataaacattataaaaatattgtaaatagaaataattatattcctCCTGGTTTtgtaatatatgaaaagaaacttaatgaaaaaatatatttgcaaATACGAAAATGTGGATTTTCtcaaacatattttaaatcaaaaaataaaaataataataagttGGATGGATCTGAGATTATAAGAAATTctttttgtaataataatgatattttaCTTCAAGCAAGtaataatgtaaataatatgactCTTGATCATTCGACTACGTTAGATAAATCAGAGTCAAATCAAATTCATGACACTATGAATAAAGTATCAAACAACGACAGTACTTCTAATAGTACTTGTAAAACATCTAGTAACAATAGTAACACATGTTTGAGCAATAGTAGTTTATctattgaaaatgaaaagataGATGGTGACGAAAAAGAGAGTGGTAAACAAGATGGACATATAGagttaaataataaagggGATGAGGATACAATCAATCGAGAAATCGATATTGATAATAAGAAAgggaaaaagaaatttacaaaatatgttaCTGAAAAggatttatcaaaattgtaTAGAGAATATCTAAACATAATAAAGGACAAGAAAAGGAGAGATAGCActataaaagaaatgaaagaaaaatCAAACAGTCTTGAAAAGTTAAATGAATCTGAAATGGGAttaaatggaaatatagaAACTGTTGAAAAGTCAGAAGAAAGTAAAGAATCaattatagaaaataaaatcatgAAAACAAAAGATGAAGGTAAAGATGAAAAAGGTAATGacaaaataattgaaaagacagatgaagaaaaaaaaaaaagacgaGGAACATCAgaagataaatataataaatatgattatacaataaaatcaaattttgaattattacaTCGAAAAGTAGAATGGTTTTATCATTGGTTTATTGAAAGTGCTTCTAATATTGAATATGATTGTCGTTGGAATGTTATTCTTCCATATATAGTATTTAAACAAGAGAATACGAAAAGCTTTAATGAAAACGATTTTATAGACTCTCTAAATGTTCATTTGAATCGAGAGAGAGGGATTGTTGATAACAAAACTGGCGAGAACAATCTCGTCGAAAATAGTAACGAACAAAAAGTAAAAGGTGGCGGAAAACGACCGTTTGATGAGGTAAGCTCTAATGACAGAAAGAGCGGGTCTAGAAGTAAGCGAGCCAAAAAGGGTGAAGATGAGACAGATGAAATTGagcaaattaaaattggtGAACATAAGGATGAGATTCAGAGTCACGGttctaataattatgaattaGAAGCAAAGGAATATGTACTTACACGTGAAACTGTTATGCAAGTTATTGATGATACGTTAAATAATAgatatgaaaaagaagaagaaaGCTATTATTcgtttcataaaaaatatgatgttgtttatttatgttcCGATTTAAagaatgatgaaaattatgaggatgaaaaaattgtaaaatgtGAAGAAGAAGGTTCTGAATCTTTAATGAACATAGCTGATGTAAAAAagaatggaaaaaaaaaaatattaatagaacatacaaaaaataaaaaaggaagaagACGAAGTAGTAGCAACAATAATAGTGATAGTGGACAAGGTAGTAGTAAAGGAGATACAAATGAAGATGATTcagaatatttatattattattatttatttggatTAGCAACAacttatacattttttacttttcaATTTGATCGAAATCGAATATCTcaatttttgatttttccACCTATGCAAAATAAAGGATTAGGAATGAAAGTgctagaaaaaatatatcatctaTCCATTGTCAATTCGAacataaaagaaataaccGTTGAAGATCCAGCAGCTTCTTTTACACATTTAAGAGATATTATAactattaaaatttgtattgACTTGAAAATACTAAGTCCAACTATATTATATCCTGATGATTAtttaaaggaaaaaaacattGAAAAAGAACATCCCGAgttagataaaaaaaaatttataaaagttTGTAAAGAAACTCATAAACAGATTACACGAATGGTTGAGACCATATCCTTAGCAGGTGTTTTACCTCACCCTGCTCCTTTGTATATTGAAAACgaagataaatatattcatcttcgtaaaaaagaaaaaaaaaatgaaaatgtgaATTTAGGAAACTCAATGGAAAGTTTCGAAGCTTCCGATGCATGCAAAGATGTTAgaatacaaattaaaaagcgTATCAAAAGTGATTATATCGGAAATTTGATAAACAAAAACACGAACTGCATGTCTAGCGACGTCTTCCGAGATTAC GTGAAGGAGGAGCTGAACAAGCTGTGGAAGAAGCAGTGCAAAGTCTACTACAG GacgataaaaaaattgaggTCACTATACCCACTTTAA
- a CDS encoding repressor of RNA polymerase III transcription MAF1, putative, whose translation MINLDIENLNDINLILERLEAHDRFIEATIELFEETEKCDENVDNENIDNEHCVIKNKKPIQDIINNKEKKYILSNIINILNYVFPDYEFKYLNNSNYKSIKNLNNVIDNINYNLFYVVENIYRGFNKKVWEILKELMDFKSCDIYTYLNNTDKDPYIDKQSISSFNYFFFAKKTKRILFISCITKPKYKNQNDEDFNNIYITIQDEPSVNAQNDYDENDSSSS comes from the coding sequence atgatTAACTTAGATATCGAAAACCTTAATGATATTAACTTAATTTTGGAAAGATTAGAAGCCCATGATAGATTTATCGAAGCTACAATCGAACTTTTTGAAGAAACAGAAAAATGTGATGAAAATGtagataatgaaaatatagataatgAGCATTgtgtaattaaaaataaaaaaccaATTcaagatataataaataataaagaaaaaaaatacattttatcaaatataataaatattttaaattatgtttttccagattatgaatttaaatatttaaataattcaaattataaatcaataaaaaatttaaataatgttatagataatattaattataatttattttatgtagttgaaaatatttatcgaggttttaataaaaaggtaTGGGAAATACTAAAAGAACTAATGGATTTCAAATCAtgtgatatatatacatatttaaataatacagATAAAGATCCATATATAGATAAACAAAGTATTTCGagttttaattattttttctttgcaaaaaaaacaaaaagaatTCTATTTATATCCTGTATTACTAAaccaaaatataaaaatcaaaacGATGAagattttaataatatttatataacaataCAAGATGAACCATCTGTTAATGCTCAAAACgattatgatgaaaatgattcATCTagttcataa